Proteins encoded together in one Kitasatospora albolonga window:
- a CDS encoding peptide ABC transporter permease yields the protein MPDTTALKSTDAPAPAADAPVATDAGPAPGKPRSLWSDAWYDLRRNPLFLVSMGLILLLLVMAAFPGLFTSASPRDANLAEHYLQPPNWSHFFAPDWLGYDVQGRSIYARLVYGARASITVGIVVTLAVTITGLVIGMLAGYFGGLLDTILSRITDVFFGVPFIVGAMVILTSFERRSVGVVILSMAFLGWTSIARVARGSVITIKQADYVVAAKALGASTFRIMTRHILPNAIAPVIVVATIALGGYIGAEATLSFLGIGLAEPTVSWGIDVSTAKDQLRNAPYVLIIPSVMVSITVLSFLMFGDAVRNALDPKMR from the coding sequence ATGCCTGACACCACCGCACTCAAGAGCACCGACGCTCCGGCCCCCGCTGCGGACGCGCCCGTCGCCACGGACGCCGGGCCCGCGCCCGGCAAGCCGCGCAGCCTCTGGTCGGACGCCTGGTACGACCTGCGCCGCAACCCGCTCTTCCTCGTCTCGATGGGGCTGATCCTGCTCCTCCTGGTCATGGCGGCCTTCCCGGGCCTGTTCACCAGCGCCTCGCCGCGGGACGCCAACCTGGCCGAGCACTACCTCCAGCCCCCGAACTGGAGCCACTTCTTCGCCCCCGACTGGCTCGGTTACGACGTCCAGGGGCGCTCGATCTACGCGCGCCTCGTCTACGGGGCCCGTGCCTCCATCACCGTCGGCATCGTGGTGACCCTCGCGGTCACCATCACCGGCCTGGTGATCGGGATGCTCGCCGGTTACTTCGGCGGTCTGCTCGACACGATCCTGTCCCGGATCACCGACGTCTTCTTCGGCGTCCCCTTCATCGTCGGCGCCATGGTCATCCTGACCAGCTTCGAGCGGCGCTCCGTCGGGGTCGTGATCCTGTCCATGGCCTTCCTCGGCTGGACCTCGATCGCCCGTGTCGCCCGAGGCTCGGTCATCACGATCAAGCAGGCCGACTACGTGGTCGCCGCCAAGGCGCTCGGTGCCTCCACCTTCCGGATCATGACGCGGCACATCCTGCCGAACGCCATCGCCCCGGTGATCGTCGTCGCGACCATCGCGCTCGGCGGCTACATCGGCGCCGAGGCCACGCTGTCGTTCCTCGGTATCGGCCTCGCCGAGCCCACCGTCTCGTGGGGCATCGACGTCTCCACGGCGAAGGACCAGCTCCGCAACGCCCCGTACGTCCTGATCATCCCCTCGGTGATGGTCTCGATCACGGTGCTGTCCTTCCTGATGTTCGGCGATGCGGTCCGCAACGCCCTCGACCCCAAGATGCGCTGA
- a CDS encoding peptide ABC transporter substrate-binding protein → MRGAKSAKWVAGAAVIALAATACGGSDNGDGGKKNSGQPAGYVSIDVGEPQKPLMPADTNESNGAYVIRSLFSQLLGFDSKGEIIFLNAESLETEDSKTWTVKLKKGWKFHNGEDVTAQSYIDAWNWYANVKNKQQNAFWFSDIKGYADVHPDKGEPKSDKMSGLTAVDDTTFTIELSERVPYFNYKLGYSTFAPLPKVFYDDPAAFGKKPIGNGPYEFEKWDHKKLIQVKAYDAYQGPNKAANKGLQFKNYSTVEAAYSDLISGNLDIVRQVGPRDLPKYKTDLGDGAISQPYAAIQTLVPAFYTKTFKDIDPKVLQGLSMAVDRDTITKTVLNGTRTPATSFTPPQVKGNQTLDSDFLKYDPAKAKELIKAGGGVPGNKFTIQYNSDGGHKEWVTAVCESIRNATGVDCTGDPKPDFPTDLEARDNNEVKGMYRGGWVADYPVNVNFLKELYHSKAESNNGRFADKEIDALMAKGDKAESLEESVAAYQEVEKALVEKMPSIPLWYYAINGGHGKSVSNVKVDFHGDFELTNVTTK, encoded by the coding sequence ATGCGCGGTGCCAAGAGCGCCAAGTGGGTCGCGGGAGCGGCCGTCATCGCCCTGGCTGCGACTGCCTGTGGCGGCAGCGACAACGGTGACGGAGGCAAGAAGAACTCCGGCCAGCCCGCCGGTTACGTCTCGATCGACGTCGGCGAGCCGCAGAAGCCCCTGATGCCGGCCGACACCAACGAGAGCAACGGCGCCTACGTCATCCGCTCGCTGTTCAGCCAGCTCCTGGGCTTCGACTCCAAGGGCGAGATCATCTTCCTGAACGCGGAGTCCCTCGAGACCGAGGACTCCAAGACGTGGACGGTCAAGCTCAAGAAGGGCTGGAAGTTCCACAACGGTGAGGACGTCACCGCGCAGTCGTACATCGACGCGTGGAACTGGTACGCCAACGTCAAGAACAAGCAGCAGAACGCCTTCTGGTTCTCCGACATCAAGGGCTACGCCGACGTCCACCCCGACAAGGGTGAGCCCAAGAGCGACAAGATGTCCGGCCTGACGGCCGTGGACGACACCACGTTCACGATCGAGCTGTCCGAGCGGGTCCCGTACTTCAACTACAAGCTCGGCTACTCGACCTTCGCGCCGCTGCCCAAGGTCTTCTACGACGACCCGGCCGCCTTCGGCAAGAAGCCGATCGGCAACGGCCCGTACGAGTTCGAGAAGTGGGACCACAAGAAGCTCATCCAGGTCAAGGCGTACGACGCCTACCAGGGTCCGAACAAGGCCGCCAACAAGGGCCTCCAGTTCAAGAACTACTCGACCGTCGAGGCTGCGTACTCCGACCTGATCTCCGGCAACCTGGACATCGTGCGCCAGGTCGGCCCGCGTGACCTGCCGAAGTACAAGACGGACCTCGGTGACGGCGCCATCTCGCAGCCGTACGCCGCGATCCAGACGCTGGTCCCGGCCTTCTACACCAAGACGTTCAAGGACATCGACCCCAAGGTTCTCCAGGGTCTGTCCATGGCGGTCGACCGTGACACCATCACGAAGACCGTGCTGAACGGCACCCGCACCCCGGCGACCAGCTTCACGCCGCCGCAGGTCAAGGGCAACCAGACCCTCGACTCGGACTTCCTGAAGTACGACCCGGCCAAGGCCAAGGAGCTCATCAAGGCCGGTGGCGGTGTCCCGGGCAACAAGTTCACCATCCAGTACAACTCCGACGGTGGGCACAAGGAGTGGGTGACCGCTGTCTGCGAGTCCATCCGCAACGCCACCGGGGTCGACTGCACGGGTGACCCGAAGCCGGACTTCCCGACCGACCTCGAGGCCCGTGACAACAACGAGGTCAAGGGCATGTACCGCGGTGGCTGGGTCGCCGACTACCCGGTCAACGTGAACTTCCTCAAGGAGCTGTACCACTCCAAGGCCGAGTCGAACAACGGTCGCTTCGCCGACAAGGAGATCGACGCCCTGATGGCGAAGGGCGACAAGGCCGAGTCGCTCGAGGAGTCCGTCGCCGCCTACCAGGAGGTCGAGAAGGCTCTCGTCGAGAAGATGCCCTCGATCCCGCTCTGGTACTACGCGATCAACGGTGGCCACGGCAAGAGCGTCAGCAACGTCAAGGTGGACTTCCACGGTGACTTCGAACTGACCAACGTCACCACGAAGTAA
- a CDS encoding ABC transporter permease — MGRYVARRLLQMIPVFIGSTLLVFLMMYALPGDPVRALAGEQHVDAAQIAEIKASLGLDQPIWQQYLNYLANLFQGDLGTQIGTKRPVAEVIADAYPITVRLGIFAFVFTVVAGISLGIVAGLKAESLRDRGLLGLTLVLISMPSFVLGFLVQYFFAFQLGIANPNVSLEPTNTELLMPALVLASLSLAYVARLTRTSVAENVRADFMRTAVAKGLPRRRVVGIHLMRNSLIPVVTFLGADIGSMMGGAIVTEGIFNIKGIGSLIFDALGKREGATVVGVVTLLVVVYLVCSLLVDLLYAVLDPRIRYA; from the coding sequence ATGGGGCGCTATGTCGCACGACGACTGCTCCAGATGATCCCGGTCTTCATCGGGTCGACCTTGCTGGTCTTCCTGATGATGTACGCACTGCCCGGCGACCCCGTCAGAGCTCTTGCCGGTGAACAGCACGTCGACGCCGCACAGATCGCGGAGATCAAGGCTTCACTCGGCCTCGACCAGCCGATCTGGCAGCAGTATTTGAACTACCTGGCCAACCTGTTCCAGGGCGACCTCGGCACACAGATCGGGACGAAGCGTCCGGTCGCCGAGGTCATCGCCGATGCTTATCCGATCACCGTGAGACTGGGTATCTTCGCCTTCGTCTTCACGGTCGTCGCCGGGATCTCGCTCGGCATCGTCGCGGGTCTCAAGGCCGAGTCCCTCCGGGACCGCGGTCTGCTCGGCCTGACGCTGGTGCTGATCTCCATGCCCTCCTTCGTGCTGGGCTTCCTCGTTCAGTACTTCTTCGCGTTCCAGCTCGGCATCGCCAACCCGAACGTGAGCCTCGAACCGACGAACACCGAGCTGCTCATGCCTGCCCTCGTGCTGGCGTCCCTGTCGCTCGCCTACGTGGCCCGGCTGACGCGTACCTCGGTCGCCGAGAACGTCCGCGCCGACTTCATGCGCACGGCCGTCGCCAAGGGCCTGCCGCGCCGCCGCGTCGTCGGCATCCACCTGATGCGCAACTCGCTCATCCCCGTCGTCACCTTCCTCGGCGCCGACATCGGCTCCATGATGGGCGGCGCGATCGTGACCGAGGGCATCTTCAACATCAAGGGCATCGGATCGCTCATCTTCGATGCCCTCGGCAAGCGCGAGGGTGCCACGGTGGTCGGCGTCGTGACGCTGCTCGTCGTCGTCTATCTCGTCTGCAGTCTGCTGGTCGACCTGCTCTACGCGGTCCTGGACCCGAGGATTCGGTATGCCTGA
- a CDS encoding GTP-binding protein TypA yields MPTRHDIRNVAIVAHVDHGKTTLVDAMLKQAGSFAAHAAESLDDRMMDSNDLEREKGITILAKNTAVKYHPKDGGDPITINIIDTPGHADFGGEVERGLSMVDAVVLLVDASEGPLPQTRFVLRKALAAKMPVILCINKTDRPDSRIAEVVDETYDLFLDLDADEDQIEFPIVYACARDGVASLTKPEDGTVPQDSENLEPFFSTILSHVPAPEFDEEAPLQAHVTNLDADNFLGRIALCRVEQGELRKGQTVTWIKRDGTMSNVRITELMMTEALTRKPAEVAGPGDICAIAGIPDIMIGETLADPENPIALPLITVDEPAISMTIGTNTSPLVGKGGKGHKVTARQVKDRLDRELIGNVSLRVLDTERPDAWEVQGRGELALAILVEQMRREGFELTVGKPEVVTKQIDGKTYEPIERMTIDSPEEHLGAITQLMATRKGRMETMTNHGSGWVRMEWIVPSRGLIGFRTEFLTQTRGTGIAHSIFEGHEPWFGELRTRHNGSLVADRAGSVTPFAMVNLQERGVIFTEAGTEVYEGMIIGENSRADDMDVNITKEKKLTNMRAASADTTENVVPARKLSLEQSLEFCREDECIEVTPETVRIRKVVLDQRDRARTASRAKR; encoded by the coding sequence ATGCCCACGCGCCACGACATCCGTAACGTAGCCATCGTCGCCCACGTCGACCACGGCAAGACCACGCTGGTCGACGCCATGCTCAAGCAGGCCGGCTCCTTCGCCGCGCACGCTGCCGAGTCGCTCGACGACCGCATGATGGACTCGAACGACCTGGAGCGTGAGAAGGGCATCACGATCCTCGCCAAGAACACGGCGGTGAAGTACCACCCCAAGGACGGCGGGGACCCGATCACGATCAACATCATCGACACCCCCGGCCACGCCGACTTCGGTGGCGAGGTCGAGCGCGGTCTCTCGATGGTGGACGCGGTCGTCCTGCTCGTCGACGCCTCCGAGGGCCCGCTGCCCCAGACCCGCTTCGTGCTGCGCAAGGCGCTGGCCGCGAAGATGCCGGTCATCCTCTGCATCAACAAGACGGACCGGCCCGACTCCCGGATCGCCGAGGTCGTCGACGAGACGTACGACCTGTTCCTGGACCTGGACGCCGACGAGGACCAGATCGAGTTCCCGATCGTCTACGCCTGCGCCCGTGACGGCGTCGCCTCGCTGACCAAGCCCGAGGACGGCACCGTCCCGCAGGACAGCGAGAACCTGGAGCCGTTCTTCTCCACGATCCTCAGCCACGTCCCGGCCCCCGAGTTCGACGAGGAAGCGCCGCTCCAGGCCCACGTCACCAACCTGGACGCCGACAACTTCCTCGGCCGTATCGCGCTCTGCCGCGTCGAGCAGGGCGAGCTGCGCAAGGGCCAGACCGTCACCTGGATCAAGCGCGACGGCACCATGTCCAACGTCCGCATCACCGAGCTGATGATGACCGAGGCGCTCACCCGCAAGCCCGCCGAGGTGGCGGGCCCGGGTGACATCTGTGCCATCGCCGGTATCCCGGACATCATGATCGGCGAGACGCTGGCCGACCCCGAGAACCCGATCGCGCTGCCGCTCATCACGGTCGACGAGCCGGCCATCTCGATGACCATCGGCACCAACACCTCGCCGCTCGTCGGCAAGGGCGGCAAGGGCCACAAGGTCACCGCCCGCCAGGTGAAGGACCGCCTGGACCGCGAGCTGATCGGTAACGTCTCGCTCCGCGTCCTGGACACCGAGCGCCCCGACGCCTGGGAGGTCCAGGGCCGCGGTGAGCTCGCGCTCGCCATCCTGGTCGAGCAGATGCGCCGCGAGGGCTTCGAGCTGACCGTCGGCAAGCCCGAGGTCGTCACCAAGCAGATCGACGGCAAGACGTACGAGCCGATCGAGCGCATGACGATCGACTCCCCCGAGGAGCACCTCGGCGCCATCACCCAGCTGATGGCGACCCGCAAGGGCCGTATGGAGACCATGACGAACCACGGCTCCGGCTGGGTCCGCATGGAGTGGATCGTTCCTTCGCGCGGCCTCATCGGCTTCCGTACGGAGTTCCTGACGCAGACCCGCGGTACGGGCATCGCGCACTCCATCTTCGAGGGCCACGAGCCGTGGTTCGGCGAGCTGCGCACCCGCCACAACGGTTCGCTGGTCGCCGACCGTGCGGGTTCGGTCACGCCGTTCGCGATGGTCAACCTCCAGGAGCGCGGTGTCATCTTCACCGAGGCCGGTACCGAGGTGTACGAGGGCATGATCATCGGCGAGAACTCCCGCGCCGACGACATGGACGTGAACATCACCAAGGAGAAGAAGCTCACCAACATGCGTGCGGCCTCCGCGGACACCACGGAGAACGTGGTCCCGGCCCGCAAGCTGTCGCTGGAGCAGTCCCTGGAGTTCTGCCGCGAGGACGAGTGCATCGAGGTGACCCCGGAGACCGTGCGTATCCGCAAGGTCGTCCTGGACCAGAGGGACCGCGCCCGCACCGCCTCCCGCGCCAAGCGCTGA
- a CDS encoding alpha/beta hydrolase encodes MSAPSPLGVPTRSDGDPDRVALVVPGVGYSPARPLLHFACSVLRQHGWKVQELWWQVPGDFPQIPVADRIAWVERQVTRAIDAEAGACRLLVGKSLGSLACGIAADRNIPAAWLTPVLTLDHVARALQRAQAPTLLVGGTADQMWDARLAESLPHEVLEVPSADHSLELADDAEGSVEVMRQVVSRLDRFIGSLAR; translated from the coding sequence ATGTCCGCCCCCTCGCCCCTCGGCGTTCCCACCCGCAGTGACGGTGACCCTGACCGTGTCGCCCTCGTCGTTCCAGGCGTCGGTTACTCGCCCGCCAGGCCACTGCTGCACTTCGCGTGCAGCGTTCTCCGCCAACACGGCTGGAAGGTCCAGGAGTTGTGGTGGCAGGTTCCGGGCGACTTCCCGCAGATCCCCGTGGCCGACCGGATCGCGTGGGTCGAGCGGCAGGTCACCCGGGCCATCGACGCCGAGGCGGGCGCCTGCCGCCTTCTCGTCGGCAAGTCCCTGGGCTCCCTCGCCTGCGGTATCGCAGCCGACCGGAACATCCCGGCGGCCTGGCTCACCCCTGTCCTGACCCTGGACCATGTGGCCCGTGCTCTCCAGCGTGCCCAGGCCCCGACGCTCCTGGTCGGCGGTACCGCCGACCAGATGTGGGACGCGCGGCTGGCGGAGTCCCTGCCCCACGAAGTCCTGGAGGTCCCCTCGGCGGACCACTCCCTGGAGCTCGCGGACGACGCCGAGGGATCGGTCGAGGTAATGCGGCAGGTCGTCTCCCGGCTTGACCGGTTCATCGGCTCTCTCGCCCGTTAG
- a CDS encoding SAM-dependent methyltransferase, whose protein sequence is MTGQPDRWAELTGGRTGEEYARRFARLAASGHDVHGEATFCEALLKPAARILDAGCGTGRIAIRLTELGHHCTGVDADASMLAVARRQAPAQEWLLGDLAHLDTLALEPGYDLALAAGNVIPLLAPGTEPAVIRHLAAALRPGGLLVTGMGLDAAHLPLPEPTVTVEEFDAWCTRAGLSLLQRYATWSGDTYHPGSGYAVSVHARTDGTPAPPEEGARSERR, encoded by the coding sequence ATGACTGGGCAACCCGACCGCTGGGCGGAACTGACCGGCGGACGAACCGGCGAGGAGTACGCCCGGCGCTTCGCGCGGCTCGCCGCATCGGGCCATGACGTCCACGGCGAGGCCACCTTCTGCGAGGCCCTGCTGAAGCCCGCCGCACGGATTCTCGACGCGGGCTGCGGGACCGGCCGGATCGCGATCCGGCTCACCGAGCTGGGCCACCACTGCACGGGCGTGGACGCCGACGCCTCGATGCTCGCCGTGGCCCGCCGCCAGGCGCCCGCCCAGGAGTGGCTCCTGGGCGACCTGGCCCACCTGGACACCCTCGCCCTGGAGCCGGGCTACGACCTGGCCCTGGCCGCCGGAAACGTCATCCCGCTCCTGGCCCCCGGCACGGAACCGGCCGTGATCCGGCACCTGGCCGCCGCCCTGCGCCCCGGCGGACTGCTGGTCACGGGCATGGGCCTGGACGCGGCCCACCTGCCCCTGCCGGAACCGACGGTCACCGTCGAGGAGTTCGACGCCTGGTGCACCCGGGCCGGGCTCTCCCTGCTCCAGCGGTACGCCACGTGGAGCGGCGACACCTACCACCCGGGCAGCGGCTACGCGGTGAGCGTCCACGCCCGTACGGACGGCACTCCCGCGCCGCCGGAGGAGGGCGCACGGTCAGAGAGGCGGTAG
- a CDS encoding methionine ABC transporter ATP-binding protein, protein MTTIEKTANVPAPRESVSGDGPLLDVRDLHVEFHTRDGVAKAVNGVNYTVSAGETLAVLGESGSGKSVTAQTIMGILDMPPGKITQGEILFRGQDMLKMSNEERRKIRGSKIAMIFQDALSSLNPVLSVGYQLGEMFRVHQGLSRKAAKAKSIELMDQVKIPAAAARVSDFPHQFSGGMRQRIMIAMALALEPDLIIADEPTTALDVTVQAQVMDLLAELQREYNMGLILITHDLGVVADVADKIAVMYAGRIVETAPVGELYSRPAHPYTKGLLDSIPRLDQKGQELYAIKGLPPNLTRIPTGCAFSPRCPKVQDICRTDVPALHPVTEQDGLELVGRGSACHFWKETIHG, encoded by the coding sequence GTGACCACCATCGAAAAGACGGCCAACGTCCCCGCACCGCGGGAGTCCGTGAGCGGCGACGGTCCACTGCTCGACGTCCGTGACCTGCACGTGGAGTTCCACACCCGCGACGGTGTGGCCAAGGCGGTCAACGGTGTGAACTACACCGTCAGCGCCGGTGAGACGCTCGCGGTGCTGGGCGAGTCCGGCTCCGGCAAGTCCGTGACCGCGCAGACGATCATGGGCATCCTGGACATGCCGCCGGGGAAGATCACGCAGGGCGAGATCCTCTTCCGCGGCCAGGACATGCTGAAGATGTCCAACGAGGAGCGCCGGAAGATCCGCGGCAGCAAGATCGCGATGATCTTCCAGGACGCGCTCTCCTCGCTGAACCCCGTCCTCTCCGTCGGCTACCAGCTCGGCGAGATGTTCCGGGTCCACCAGGGCCTGTCCCGCAAGGCGGCCAAGGCCAAGTCCATCGAGCTGATGGACCAGGTCAAGATCCCGGCGGCGGCGGCCCGTGTCTCGGACTTCCCGCACCAGTTCTCCGGCGGTATGCGCCAGCGCATCATGATCGCCATGGCGCTGGCCCTGGAGCCCGACCTGATCATCGCGGACGAGCCGACCACCGCGCTCGACGTGACGGTCCAGGCCCAGGTCATGGACCTGCTGGCCGAGCTCCAGCGCGAGTACAACATGGGTCTGATCCTGATCACCCACGACCTCGGCGTGGTCGCCGACGTCGCGGACAAGATCGCCGTGATGTACGCGGGCCGGATCGTCGAGACGGCCCCGGTCGGCGAGCTGTACAGCCGCCCGGCGCACCCGTACACCAAGGGTCTGCTGGACTCGATCCCGCGCCTGGACCAGAAGGGCCAGGAGCTCTACGCGATCAAGGGTCTGCCGCCCAACCTCACGCGCATCCCCACCGGTTGTGCGTTCAGCCCGCGCTGCCCCAAGGTGCAGGACATCTGCCGTACGGACGTCCCGGCACTGCACCCGGTGACCGAGCAGGACGGCCTCGAGCTCGTAGGCCGCGGCAGCGCGTGCCACTTCTGGAAGGAGACGATCCATGGCTGA
- a CDS encoding glyoxalase translates to MACRISELVIDCTDPERLAAFWSGVLGYVELGREDDGSIEIGPPGTGFGGPQPTLVLSPGGEPRTGKLRLHIDVNATDRDQEAELERLLALGARPADVGQSGEESWHVLADPEGNEFCLLRRRLPPL, encoded by the coding sequence ATGGCATGCCGCATCAGCGAACTGGTCATCGACTGCACCGACCCCGAACGGCTCGCCGCCTTCTGGAGCGGCGTCCTCGGCTATGTCGAACTCGGCCGCGAGGATGACGGAAGCATCGAGATCGGGCCGCCCGGCACCGGCTTCGGCGGCCCGCAGCCCACCCTCGTCCTCAGCCCCGGCGGCGAACCGCGTACGGGGAAACTCCGGCTGCACATCGACGTCAACGCCACCGACCGCGACCAGGAAGCCGAGCTGGAGCGGCTGCTCGCCCTGGGGGCCAGGCCCGCCGACGTGGGCCAGAGCGGTGAGGAGAGCTGGCACGTTCTGGCCGACCCGGAAGGCAACGAATTCTGCCTCCTGCGCAGGCGGCTACCGCCTCTCTGA
- a CDS encoding short-chain dehydrogenase/reductase, giving the protein MRGGPRRSAPCGASHPRSRAVPGSWPPRGSRADAAAQVARVRCPGLGPARCTAGSSPEAGLAEFGRIDVVVNNAGYGLVGAVEETSDRAARALFDVNVFGVLNTLRATLPTLRAQRSGHVLNIGSVGGFATAPAAGLYGASKFAIEGISEALHGELAPLGVRVTIVEPGGLRTDFLNSSSMRVEPASIADHVVGAGPVREALAHHDGRQPGDPVKAAKAIVDITEVTEPPLRLQLGADAIERVEAKLDRVRRELDEWRHVALSTGI; this is encoded by the coding sequence GTGCGAGGTGGTCCTCGTAGATCCGCACCTTGTGGCGCATCACATCCAAGGTCTCGTGCAGTTCCTGGATCTTGGCCTCCACGTGGTTCTCGTGCCGACGCGGCAGCTCAAGTCGCTCGTGTTCGTTGCCCGGGCCTCGGGCCAGCTCGATGCACTGCCGGATCGTCGCCAGAGGCCGGCCTGGCGGAGTTCGGACGGATCGACGTCGTCGTCAACAACGCAGGCTACGGCCTCGTGGGCGCGGTCGAGGAGACGTCCGACAGAGCCGCCCGCGCTCTCTTCGATGTCAACGTGTTCGGCGTACTTAACACCTTGCGGGCGACCCTGCCGACGTTGCGCGCCCAGCGATCCGGACATGTCCTGAACATTGGCTCCGTGGGCGGCTTCGCCACGGCGCCCGCGGCGGGCTTGTACGGGGCGTCGAAGTTCGCCATCGAGGGCATCTCCGAGGCGCTGCACGGCGAGCTGGCCCCGCTGGGCGTACGTGTCACGATCGTGGAGCCGGGCGGCTTGCGCACGGACTTCCTCAACAGCTCGAGCATGCGGGTCGAACCGGCCTCCATCGCGGACCACGTCGTCGGCGCGGGCCCGGTGCGCGAGGCACTGGCCCACCACGACGGCCGTCAGCCAGGAGATCCGGTGAAGGCGGCGAAGGCCATCGTCGACATCACCGAGGTCACCGAGCCGCCGCTGCGACTGCAGTTGGGCGCGGATGCGATCGAGCGTGTCGAGGCGAAGCTGGACCGGGTGCGCCGTGAACTTGACGAATGGCGCCACGTGGCGCTCTCCACCGGTATCTGA
- a CDS encoding mini-circle protein, which yields MTRIDDTPPAWDERTQLTTFLDYARGTARAKCEGVSAENARKALLPGSPLMTMSGVINHLRWVEYYWFQVIFLGEEDLAPMTDEDPDREMRIAVDYPLTQLLDEYAEQSARYRELVAGTDLDERARGTIRNGLHVDLRWILLHLTEETARHNGHLDILREMLDGATGY from the coding sequence ATGACAAGGATCGATGACACACCGCCCGCGTGGGACGAGCGCACCCAGCTCACCACGTTTCTCGACTACGCACGTGGCACCGCTCGCGCCAAGTGCGAAGGCGTCTCCGCGGAGAACGCCCGCAAGGCGCTCCTGCCGGGCTCACCGCTGATGACCATGAGCGGAGTGATCAACCACCTCCGCTGGGTCGAGTACTACTGGTTCCAGGTGATCTTCCTCGGCGAGGAGGACCTGGCCCCCATGACGGATGAGGACCCCGACCGCGAGATGCGGATCGCCGTCGACTACCCGCTCACGCAGCTGCTCGACGAGTACGCCGAACAGAGCGCCCGCTACCGCGAACTGGTCGCCGGAACCGACCTGGACGAGCGGGCCCGGGGGACCATCCGTAACGGCCTCCATGTCGACCTGCGCTGGATACTCCTCCATCTCACCGAGGAGACGGCCCGCCACAACGGCCATCTGGACATCCTGCGCGAGATGCTCGACGGTGCGACCGGCTACTAG
- a CDS encoding IS481 family transposase — translation MPHRNAPLTETGRLRLARCVVEDGWPLRRAAERFQVSPTTAQRWATRYRATGEAGMSDRSSRPHHSPRRTATRTERRIIKVRVLRRWGPARIAHLLNLAPSTVHRVLTRFGLARLKHLDRATGRVIRRYEHDRPGELVHVDIKKLGNIPDGGGHKVLGRPAGRRTRSGVGYQYIHTAVDDHSRLAYSEILTDEKKETATAFWQRAHAYFTGVGITVERVLTDNGACYKSHTWRDTLAAAGIAHKRTRPYRPQTNGKVERLNRTLLDEWAYARPYRSEQERRDAFPAWLHTYNHHRGHTALAGKPPATRVPNLTGQYT, via the coding sequence GTGCCCCACCGTAATGCACCTCTGACCGAGACCGGCCGCCTGCGTCTGGCCCGCTGCGTGGTCGAGGATGGCTGGCCTCTTCGACGCGCGGCAGAACGCTTCCAGGTCTCGCCCACCACGGCCCAGCGGTGGGCCACCCGCTACCGGGCCACGGGCGAGGCCGGCATGAGCGACCGCTCCTCCCGCCCGCACCACAGCCCGCGCCGGACCGCGACCCGAACCGAACGCCGGATCATCAAGGTCAGAGTCCTGCGGCGCTGGGGACCAGCCCGCATCGCGCACCTGCTGAACCTGGCCCCCTCGACCGTGCACCGGGTCCTGACCCGCTTCGGCCTGGCCCGCCTGAAGCATCTGGACCGGGCCACCGGCCGCGTCATACGCCGCTACGAACACGACCGCCCCGGCGAGCTGGTACACGTGGACATCAAGAAACTCGGGAACATCCCCGACGGCGGCGGCCACAAAGTCCTGGGCCGCCCGGCGGGCCGCAGGACCAGGTCCGGTGTCGGCTACCAGTACATCCACACCGCCGTCGACGACCACTCCCGCCTGGCCTACAGCGAGATACTCACCGACGAGAAGAAGGAAACCGCCACCGCCTTCTGGCAGCGGGCCCACGCCTACTTCACCGGCGTCGGAATCACCGTCGAACGCGTCCTGACCGACAACGGCGCCTGCTACAAGTCCCACACCTGGCGCGACACCCTGGCAGCAGCCGGGATCGCCCACAAGCGAACCCGGCCCTACCGGCCCCAGACCAACGGCAAGGTCGAACGCCTCAACCGCACCCTGCTGGACGAATGGGCCTACGCCCGTCCCTACCGCTCAGAACAGGAACGACGCGACGCCTTCCCCGCCTGGCTGCACACCTACAATCACCACCGCGGACACACCGCGCTCGCAGGCAAACCACCCGCCACCCGCGTCCCCAACCTCACAGGGCAATACACCTAG